The Brachyspira hyodysenteriae ATCC 27164 genome includes a window with the following:
- a CDS encoding dipeptidase, with translation MIFDAHSDIWTDVTVKTFKGENNIIKKYHYNNMIKGKIGGSIFVIWTEPKNYDRALERVREIQNSINKELEYINDIILIAKNYDDILKAQKENKLYIFIGFEGLISIDDNIDLIDEYYDYGARHASLTWNEENKLATGVRGDSSRGLTQLGKKAVKKMQDKGMIVDVSHLNDKSFFDVIDITSSPIIASHSNSRTLCKSMRNLTDEQLKAIRDVNGVIGFNSYKGFIDENKEKQNIDRAIDHIKYIADKIGIDHIGIGFDYNEYFEDEDAPYIKGLENASKSYDIIIKLKEAGFNDDEIEKIEYKNFHRIIKEIVK, from the coding sequence ATGATTTTTGATGCTCATTCAGATATATGGACTGATGTTACTGTAAAAACATTTAAAGGCGAAAATAATATTATAAAAAAATATCATTATAATAATATGATAAAAGGTAAAATAGGCGGTTCTATATTTGTTATATGGACTGAACCGAAAAATTATGACAGAGCATTGGAAAGAGTAAGAGAAATTCAAAACTCTATAAATAAAGAACTTGAATATATTAATGATATCATATTAATAGCAAAAAACTATGATGATATTCTAAAGGCACAAAAAGAAAATAAATTATATATATTCATAGGATTTGAAGGGCTTATATCTATAGATGATAATATTGATTTGATAGATGAATATTATGATTATGGAGCAAGACATGCTAGTCTTACTTGGAATGAAGAAAATAAATTAGCTACAGGAGTGAGAGGAGATTCTTCAAGAGGATTAACTCAATTAGGAAAAAAAGCTGTAAAGAAAATGCAGGATAAAGGCATGATAGTTGATGTATCTCACTTAAATGATAAATCTTTCTTTGATGTTATAGATATTACATCCTCACCTATTATAGCATCTCATTCCAATTCCAGAACTTTATGCAAAAGTATGAGAAATCTTACAGATGAACAGTTAAAAGCTATAAGAGATGTTAATGGAGTTATAGGATTTAATTCTTATAAAGGCTTCATTGATGAAAATAAAGAAAAACAAAACATAGATAGAGCCATAGACCATATAAAATATATAGCTGATAAAATAGGAATAGATCATATAGGGATAGGTTTTGACTATAATGAATATTTTGAAGATGAAGATGCTCCTTATATAAAAGGACTAGAAAATGCATCTAAATCTTATGATATTATAATAAAGTTAAAAGAAGCCGGTTTCAATGATGATGAAATAGAAAAGATAGAATATAAAAATTTCCATAGAATAATAAAAGAAATAGTAAAATAA